Genomic DNA from Chloroflexia bacterium SDU3-3:
GGGATGGCGTAGATGGCGGTCGGGATGCAGAGCGCATGGCACTCGGCGATCGGCTTGCCCAGCATGCCGACCAGCGCGCTGTGGATGCTGGGGTTCTTCACACCAGCCGAGGTGAGCAGCAGTTTCATGCGGTCGCTCCTTTAGGCATAGGGAGAAAATGGGCAGCGCTGGGCGTAGTTCATACGCTTTTTACGCCAGCGAAAACCGCACATATATTCTAATCGGCGTGTCAATACCACTAGCCCCACAAATGATCCACACGGGTGGATCGGGCTGACCTGATGCCCGCCCCATCGCGATGCGCCCGCATCGCAGCCTCACCCGATGCGGGCGCATCGCAGGGGCGTTCGATGAACCCATGCATGCGGCGCGGGCGGGCACGCGGCCCGCCCCTACCACAATGGTAGCATCGTTGCTGACCGGGCAACACAAGCATCGCCCACGGTCGGCCCCCGCGCCTATCCTACACAAGCGCTATCGCTAGCGCATCGCTAGGCCAGATGCGCGCTCGACGAGCTGGGCGAACTCCTGCGCGTCCGCATCGTTGGGCAGGCTGGATGCGGCCTGCCTAGCCAGCGGCAGCACGTCGGCCATGGTGTAGCCCTTGGCGCTGCCGCGCAGCTGCTCGGCGAAGCTGGCCACCGCCACGGCCAGCTGCAGCTGCGGTGCGGCCCCCTGCCAGCTGCCGCCCATGGCATCGCTGGACAGCGCCTGCGACTGCTCGCGCACCCCACCGCCCTCGGGGTCGGCGTAGCGCATATGCACCGTCAGAGCCGTGCCGCTGCCCTGCTCGGTGAGCGCCACCTCGTAGAGCGCGGTGACGCTGTGGCCTGCGCCCACCTCGCCCGCGTCCACCTGGTCGTTGCGGAAATCGGCATCGGCCACGGCGCGGTTCTCGTAGCCCAGCAGGCGGTAGCGGCTGACCACCGCCGGGTTGAACTCGACCTGCACCTTGGCGTCCTTGGCGATCACCTGGAGCGTGCCCGTCAGGTTCTCGCGAAACACGCGCTGGGCCTCGTCGATGGTGTCCACATAGGCGTAGTTGCCATCGCCATCGTCGGCTAGCTGCTCCATCAGCGTGTCGTTGTAGTCGCCTAGGCCAAACCCGACGGTTGTCAGGTACACGCCCTGCGCGGTGTAGTCCTTGATCTGCTGGCGGATGCCTTCGGGGCCGGTCACACCCACATTGGCCACGCCATCCGAGCAGAGGATCACGCGGTTGATGCCGCCGTTCAGGAAGGCACCGCTGGCCACCTGATAGCCCAGCTTGATGCCAGCCTCGGCGTTAGTCGAGCCTTCGTTGGCCAGGCTGTTGATCGCGGACATGATCGTGTCGCGGCTGGTGGCGCTGGTGGCCTCCAGCACCGTACGGGCCTGGCTGCCGTAGACCACGATCGCCACCTGATCGCCCTCGCGCAGCTCATCCACCAGCAGGCCCAGCGCCTGCTTCACCAGCGGCAGGCGGTTTGGCTGCTGCATCGAGCCGCTGACATCGATCACGAACACCAGCGAGGCGGGCTTGCGCTGGCTGGCGTCGATCACGCGGCCCTGCACGCCCACGCGCACGATCTGCGTATTGGTGCCGCCCAACGGTGATGGAACCGCATCGACCGAGATACCAAACGCGCCATCCTGCGGCTTGGGGTAGCTGTAGTCGAAGTAGTTGACGAACTCCTCGACGCGCACGGCACCTGGATGCGGTAGCTGGCCGTTGTTGAGGGCGTTGCGCGCCGACGAGTACGACGCCGTGTCCACATCCATGGCGAAGGTCGAGAGCGGATCGGCGGCGGTCTCCACAAAGGGGTTTGGGGCATCTGGCTGGGCAGGGACAGGCGTCGGGCCGTGGTCATCCTGCGGGGCGGGCGTGGGCAGCAGCGCGGCGTCGGCGGGCGCGGCGGGCGCGGCAGCCTCGGCTGCCGGGTCGGGCTTGCCCACCGGGGGCGATCCGGCCTGGGCGGGGGCCGCTTGGCCTGCCGCCTGCGGGGCGGGCGGCGCGACATTCGAGACCGGGGCGGATGGGGCGGGTGCCCCGCCGCACGCGCCGAGCAACACGGCGCAGAGCAGCATGGGCGTGTGGCGTTCCACAAACCGTCGCATGGGAGTCTCCTTTTTGGTTATTGGTCCACCATGCCTGGGAAATCTGGCGCAAATGACCAAGGGACATCCGCGCTGCCCTATAGACGGCTACCCGCACAAATAGGTTCCCACGAACGACACAGCTCATGCAGCCAGTTTCACCGCAGGGCCGCAGAGTTCGCGACAGAGCGCCGATTCTTTTACCACCAAAAACTCCAAGGAAAGAAGGGAGCCAAGAACCACGAAGGCTCGAAGACCCCAAAAAGATACAAACCTTCGCGTCTTCGCATCTGCGTAGTAAAGAAGCTTCGGTGAATCAAGCATGCAGCGGCCCTGGACTGTGACTGCAGGCAGCAGCGCTGCTTGCCAAGATCGTGTATGATACCAAGCAGGCGTCGAGCTATGTTCCCCACAACCCTGACGGCGGCGCACGCACTGCGACAGATCCTCGCTACCCATGCTGATGGAGAAGGCCGATGGCTCGTAACACCAGGCACACCAGCATCACCAAACGACAGGCGATCCTCACCCTATTCACCTTGCTGTTCGCCGCCACCACCATGTTCTTCCTGATCACTCTAATCTTCCCCAACGACAGGATCGCGCTGGCGATCGTGGGCGTGACGTGGATTATCGTCGCCAGCCTGTTTGCGAGCTACTACCGCGGCTGGGATACGGCGCGCTTTCTGGTACCACCGGCGATTGTCATTGCCTTCAGCATGACCGATAGCGCTCCCTATACGCTTGAGAATCTGATCGTGCCGATCTCGCTCATCCCCATCCTCACGCTGATCTTCGCCAACTGGATCTGGACCGTCGGCATTGTGGTCACGCTTTTCGCCATCATGGTTGTGCGCGGCGGCGGCGCACCGATCGCCGAGGGGGTACTTAGCATACCGATGTATGCCGCTCAGCTTGGGCTGGTGGCGCTGGTCTGGCACCTCTCTAGCGCACACGCGCGGCAGGCCGAGCAGAGCGCGCTGCTGGCCGACGAGGCCCGCCAGCAGGCCGAGCACGAGCGGCAGCAGGCCGAGCAGCACCGCGACGATCTGACCAGGCAGAATCAAGAGCAGCAGCGCCTGATCCAGCTGATCGACGAGCTGGAGACCCCGGCCATAGCGGTGGCCGAGGGCGTGCTGATCGCCCCGCTGGTGGGCAATATCGACTCGCGGCGCGGCCAGCAGATCACCAAACATCTGCTGGATGAGGTCTACCGCCAGCAGATCGAGCTGGTGATCCTCGACATCACCGGCGTGCGCGCCATGGACACCATCGTCACCCGCCATCTGGTGCAGACCAGCCAGTCGCTGCAGCTGCTGGGCTGCCAGGTGATCCTCAGCGGGATCTCGACCGAGCTGGCCATATCGATCACGCAGATGGGCATTGAACTCAATCAGCGCATCCAGACCGCGCGCACACCCAAGGCTGCGCTGGAGCAATTTTTTCAGCAGAAGGATGCGACCGACGAGCTGGGTGGCAACGCGATCATCGCGCGGCTGTTCCAGCAGAGCTAGCCACAACGCACCGCCCCCGCCCAGATCTGGGCGGGGGCGGTGCGTTGTGGTGCAGCGCAGGCTAGCTGCGGTTCAGGAAGCGCGCGGCCAGCGCGGGCAGCTGGGCGGCGGGGCCAGAGCGCACCAGGGCCTCGGGCAGCGAGTCGAGGAAGAGCTGGCCGTAGCGCTTGGAGAGCAGGCGCTTGTCGAGCACGGCCACGATGCCACGGTCATCCTTCGAGCGGATGAGGCGGCCAAAGCCCTGCTTGAAGCGCAGGATGGCCATAGGCACCGACAGCTCGTTGAACGAGTCGGTGTACAGCTCGGAGCGGGCCGCGAAGATCGGGTCGTTGGGCACGGGGAAGGGCAGCTTGGCGATCAGCAGCACCGAAAGCGCATCGCCCACCACATCCACACCCTCCCAGAACGAGGTGGTGCCCAGCAGCACGCTCTGCGGGAATTCCTTGAAGCGGTGGATGAGCGAGCGGCGCGAGCCATCGATACCCTGGCCCAGCACTGTGATCCCGCGCTCCTCCAGCGGCTCCTGGATGGCGCGGTAGGTCTGCTTCAGCGCGCTGGAGGCGGTGAAAAGCACCAGGGCGCGCCCGTTGGAGGCGGTGCAGATACTGACGATGGCCTGCTCCAGCGCGCGCTGGTAGCCCGGGTGGTTCGGCTCGGGCATGTCGTTGGGCAGGTAGACGAGGGCCTGCTTGGTGTAGTCGAAGGGCGACTCAAGCTGGAGCGCGTCCGGCTCCTCGACGCCCAGTCGGTCGCGGATGAAGTCGAACTGGCCATCGACCGACATGGTGGCCGAGGCCAGCACAGATGTGGCCTTGAGGGCAAACAGGTTGGCCTGCAGCAGCTCGGCCACCGAGAGCGGGGCGGCGCGCAGCTCCAGGGTGTCGCGCATGCGGTCGTAGGTGAGCCATGTCACCAGCTTCTCCTCGCCGCCCACGATGATCGCGCCAACGTTCACGCGCACGTCGGTCACATAGCGGCGCAGGCTCTGCACCCGCAGCGCCAGGGTCTCGTAGTCGGGGATGCCCGCATCCTTCAGGTTGCCCACCAGCGCCTCCAGCTTGCCCAGAGCGTTGCTGATCTCCTGCAGCTGCAGCGACAGATTGCCCCAGGCCATCTCGATCTCGGCCCAGGCGGGGTGCTGGCGCTCCTTGGGTGTCAGGCGCAGGCGCGGATCGTAGCTGGTGCTCTCGGCCTCCTCGTTCATAAAGATCGAGAGGCGGTTGAAGCAGTCGTAGACGCTGGCGCGGGCCTTGGTGACGGTGGGGCCAAGCGTGCGAGCGATCTCGCTGGCGGTGTCCATGTCGCCCTGGGTGGTCGCGCCCTCGCGCAGGCGGCTGGGCAGCTCGGCGAACAGGCCGCTGGAGATAGCCGCGCCGCCCTCGGCGAACAGGCTATCGAGGAAATCGAGCAGCCCGGACTGATCGACCGCGAAGCCGAGCTGATCGGTGGCCACATCCTCAAGATTGTGGGCCTCGTCGATCACTAGGTGGTCGTAGGGCGGCAGCACGTTGGCCTCGGTGGCCAGGTCGGCCAGCATCAGGGCGTGGTTGGCCACCACCACGTGGGCGGCCTCGGCCTCGCGGCGGGCCTTGAAGAAGAAGCACTCGCGGAAGAAGGCGCAGCTGGGGCCGACGCAGGTCTCGGGCGTGGTGTTGATCTTCGACCACGCGCCCGACTCGCGCTCGGTCAGCAGGATCTCGGCCTTGTCGCCGCTGGTGGTGGTGGGGATCCACAGCTGCACCTTCAGCAGCGCTTTTATGTCATCTTCGGTGGCGCGGGCGTCGCGGCGCAGGTCGTGGTAGCGCTTGAGGCAGAGGTAGTTGCTGCGGCCCTTGAGCAGCGCGGCCTTGAACGGCACCTGAACCTCGTCATCCTCGGCCATAATTCGCTGGAGATCGGGGATATCTTTAAAAAATAGCTGATCCTGCAGGTTGATCGTGTTGGTAGACACCACCACGCGCTCGCCGCGCTGGGCCGCCCACATCACCGAGGGCACCAGGTAGGCCATAGACTTGCCGGTGCCGGTGCCGGCCTCGACCATCAGCGGGATGCTGGTGTTGAAGGCGTTGCCCACGGCCTCGGCCATGTGCACCTGGGGGGCGCGCTGCTCGTAGCCAGCGAAGGCGCGGCCCATCGGCCCATCGGGCGCGAAGAAGCGGCGCACGCGGTCGAGGTCGAGCGGCTCCTCATTGCCGGTGGGCTTGAGCGGCACCGGCTCCTTGGCGGGCTTGGGGTCGTCGCCCGGCTTAGCCGAGGCCCCCTCTTCGAGCAGAAAGCGCTTGGCCTTCTCGCGCTGGGCCTCCTCGAACAGGTCGCGCAGCGGCCACTGGATCTTGGCGGTGAGCTGCGTGATCTGGGTCAGCTCGTCGAGCGAGAGCGCATTGATCCGCCTGAGCATGTGCAGAAAAACTTGGCGCGTGGCGTCCGAGTCGGACAGGGCGCGATGGGCGTCCTCGTGGGTGATGCCGAGCGCGGCGGAGAGCGCGCTGAGGCGGTAGGCCGGGGCGTGCGGCATCAGCAGCGTGGCGAGGTCGAACGTGTCGTAGGATGTCTGCGGCAGGCGCATGCCGTGGGCCTGCAGCATACGGATGTCGAAGCCGATGGAGTGGCCAACGATCGGGTAGCTCTTCAGAAAGCGCACCAGATCTGGCCCGATCTGGGCGAAGCGCGGCGCATCCTCCAGATCGGCATCGCTGATACCGGTGAGGCGGGTGATCTTCAGCGGCAGCGAGTGGTGGGGTTTCACCAGTTGCTGATACGTCTCAAGCACCTCGTCGCCGTTGAATTTGACGGCGGCAACTTCAATAATCTCGTCGTTGGCCGGGTCGAGGCCGGTGGTCTCGACATCCAGCGCTACATATATGCGGTCCATTCGCCACCTTCGCTCACCTGTTTCAAATTGCTGCATTATACCTGATTTTGCCTGGTAGCGACCTCCTACCACGGCCCGGCTCGGGGCCGATGCGTTCTCATTCGGCAGCACGTTTTTACCACCAAGACGCCAAGCGACCCAGCAACCCAAGGGCGCGATTCGCCACCAAGCCCCGAAGGCGCGAAGAGAAGAAAAGCGTAGGGACACGGCATAGCAGCCACACGTCATCGCTTATGGGGGCCAGGGCGGCACGCACAGCAGATTATCAGGCGCGACACGACAACGCGGTGCCAAAAATCACCATCCGGTTGCAGTTTTTGGCAGCCGCCCCCCATGAGTAACTCATTCTCAAGAAGTATTCTACAAATAGATTGCATAAAATCTCAAAATTACCTATTGACATTCTACAAATATGCTATATTATCACATCAGGTTAGCAATTATCTGCAAATCACTTGAGAGGAAGCAGTGATGTTCACATCTGACAGCGAGGATCTCGGGCACGCGCAGCGCAAGCAACACGAGCTGCTGGCAGAGGCGCAGCATCAGCAGCTGGCTCAGCAGCTTGCAGGGCCGACCATGGGCGAGCGCGCCACCACGGCGCTGGGGCGCGGCTGCGTCAGCATCGGCAGGTGGCTGATCGAGCAGAGCAGGCGTCGGCGGCAGCGCTCCCTTCCCACCCAGAACTACACGAGCCACTCGCTTTAAGCACACAAGGAGCTGGATCTATGGAAACATACACTCTCACCAAGACGGCTGGCGATATCTTCATCGACGGCAGCAAGGGTCGGCTGAGCATCGTGGCCGACGACGTGCAGCAGGCTCAGATCAGCGGCGCTGCCGACCTGCCCGCCCCCAGCGCCGATGGCAGCATCCGCCTGAGCGGCGTGCAGGGCGAGCTGGTGCTGCGCGTGCCCTACGGCGCCAGCGTGACCGTGACGCGCCACCAGGGCGATGTGCGCGTCGAGCGCATACACACGCTGCGCGGCCACGACATCCACGGCACGCTGCGGGCCAGCGGCATCGAGCGGCTGGTGATCGAGCGCGATGCAGAGCAGGTGTCGCTGCTGCGCAGGCTCATCGAGCATGTCGACCGCAGCATCCGGATCGCGGATGTGGCCACGGCGGAGCTAGAGTGCGTCTACGGCAGCCTGCAGATCGACCGGGCGGGCGAGGTGCGCGGCGGCGATGTAGGCGGCGGGGCCGAGATCAGCGCGGTGCGCGGCAGCCTGGAGCTGCGGAATATCGGCGGCGGCTGCGAGCTGGCCGACTGCGGCGGCGATGTGCAGATCAAGAACGTCGGCGGGGCGCTGCGGGCGCAGGGTATCGCGGGCCGGCTGAAGGTCGGCGCGATCGGCGGGTCGGCCACGGTCAGCGGCTGCGGCGGGCTGCAGGCGCTGGGCAATGTGGGCGGCAACCTGGATCTGCACGAGGCCCCGCTGGCCTTCGACGGCTCGCTGCGGATGGCGGTGGGCGGCAGCGCGCACATCCCGCACCCGCAGGATGCCTTCACGCTGCACGCGATCGTGGGCGGGCAGATCCGGGGGGCTACGCTCAGCGGCGGCGAGAAGCACCAGATCGCCTGCGGGAATGGCCGCAGCCAGCTGTCGCTCACCGTGGGCGGCAATCTGACGCTCACCGAAGGCTAAGGAGGGCCAACCGTGACCACATCCACCCTGCTGCGCTCGCTGCGCTACCGCTCGTTCACCCTGCTGTGGCTGGGGCAGACCATCTCGCACCTAGGCGACAGCCTGTACAGCGTGGCCCTGGCCTGGTGGGTGCTAGAGCAA
This window encodes:
- a CDS encoding STAS domain-containing protein; the encoded protein is MARNTRHTSITKRQAILTLFTLLFAATTMFFLITLIFPNDRIALAIVGVTWIIVASLFASYYRGWDTARFLVPPAIVIAFSMTDSAPYTLENLIVPISLIPILTLIFANWIWTVGIVVTLFAIMVVRGGGAPIAEGVLSIPMYAAQLGLVALVWHLSSAHARQAEQSALLADEARQQAEHERQQAEQHRDDLTRQNQEQQRLIQLIDELETPAIAVAEGVLIAPLVGNIDSRRGQQITKHLLDEVYRQQIELVILDITGVRAMDTIVTRHLVQTSQSLQLLGCQVILSGISTELAISITQMGIELNQRIQTARTPKAALEQFFQQKDATDELGGNAIIARLFQQS
- a CDS encoding DNA polymerase III subunit epsilon, with the translated sequence MDRIYVALDVETTGLDPANDEIIEVAAVKFNGDEVLETYQQLVKPHHSLPLKITRLTGISDADLEDAPRFAQIGPDLVRFLKSYPIVGHSIGFDIRMLQAHGMRLPQTSYDTFDLATLLMPHAPAYRLSALSAALGITHEDAHRALSDSDATRQVFLHMLRRINALSLDELTQITQLTAKIQWPLRDLFEEAQREKAKRFLLEEGASAKPGDDPKPAKEPVPLKPTGNEEPLDLDRVRRFFAPDGPMGRAFAGYEQRAPQVHMAEAVGNAFNTSIPLMVEAGTGTGKSMAYLVPSVMWAAQRGERVVVSTNTINLQDQLFFKDIPDLQRIMAEDDEVQVPFKAALLKGRSNYLCLKRYHDLRRDARATEDDIKALLKVQLWIPTTTSGDKAEILLTERESGAWSKINTTPETCVGPSCAFFRECFFFKARREAEAAHVVVANHALMLADLATEANVLPPYDHLVIDEAHNLEDVATDQLGFAVDQSGLLDFLDSLFAEGGAAISSGLFAELPSRLREGATTQGDMDTASEIARTLGPTVTKARASVYDCFNRLSIFMNEEAESTSYDPRLRLTPKERQHPAWAEIEMAWGNLSLQLQEISNALGKLEALVGNLKDAGIPDYETLALRVQSLRRYVTDVRVNVGAIIVGGEEKLVTWLTYDRMRDTLELRAAPLSVAELLQANLFALKATSVLASATMSVDGQFDFIRDRLGVEEPDALQLESPFDYTKQALVYLPNDMPEPNHPGYQRALEQAIVSICTASNGRALVLFTASSALKQTYRAIQEPLEERGITVLGQGIDGSRRSLIHRFKEFPQSVLLGTTSFWEGVDVVGDALSVLLIAKLPFPVPNDPIFAARSELYTDSFNELSVPMAILRFKQGFGRLIRSKDDRGIVAVLDKRLLSKRYGQLFLDSLPEALVRSGPAAQLPALAARFLNRS